The following proteins are encoded in a genomic region of Haloarcula marina:
- a CDS encoding ArsR/SmtB family transcription factor, with translation MEKALWYLLTATRGGANRARIIDALSERPMNANELADRLDVGYKTIRHHMEQLEKHDIVESGDEDYAKLYFLTDRFDNYRDTFEEIVEQMDA, from the coding sequence ATGGAGAAAGCGCTCTGGTACCTGCTGACGGCGACGCGCGGCGGGGCCAACCGAGCGCGCATCATCGACGCCCTCTCGGAGCGACCGATGAACGCGAACGAACTCGCGGACCGACTGGACGTTGGCTACAAGACGATTCGCCACCACATGGAGCAACTGGAGAAACACGACATCGTCGAGTCCGGGGACGAGGACTACGCGAAACTGTACTTCCTGACCGACCGCTTCGACAATTACCGAGACACCTTCGAAGAAATCGTGGAGCAGATGGACGCATGA
- a CDS encoding 30S ribosomal protein S27e: MAGSFVTVACPDCENEQTLFEKAASEVTCAVCGHTLARPTGGKADIEGEVTAVVEAR, from the coding sequence ATGGCAGGTAGTTTCGTCACCGTCGCCTGTCCGGACTGCGAGAACGAACAGACTCTCTTCGAGAAAGCCGCGAGCGAGGTAACGTGTGCCGTCTGTGGCCACACCCTCGCCCGCCCGACCGGCGGGAAGGCCGACATCGAAGGCGAAGTGACCGCCGTCGTCGAGGCCCGATAG
- a CDS encoding DUF6653 family protein produces MDPDVLPDDASALDRFFWARHANPKSGWSRVASLPLLMTCLYYRNWRGVAVTLAFVLLNPFLFSPPEDDSAWMTKVVYGERLWTQQDHDRFGYPAVLNYGNGAAAAYAVYAALRRRPAEMALATALSMALKLWFVAEMVHLYEAEREE; encoded by the coding sequence ATGGACCCCGACGTACTGCCCGACGATGCGTCCGCACTAGACCGGTTCTTCTGGGCGCGCCACGCCAACCCCAAGAGCGGGTGGTCCCGCGTGGCTTCCCTGCCCCTCCTGATGACGTGTCTCTACTACCGGAACTGGCGCGGCGTCGCGGTGACGCTGGCGTTCGTCCTGCTGAATCCGTTTCTGTTCTCGCCGCCCGAGGACGACAGCGCGTGGATGACCAAGGTGGTGTACGGTGAGCGACTGTGGACGCAGCAGGACCACGACCGGTTCGGCTATCCGGCGGTGCTGAACTACGGCAACGGCGCGGCCGCCGCGTACGCCGTCTACGCCGCGCTCCGCCGTCGTCCGGCAGAGATGGCGCTGGCGACGGCACTTTCGATGGCGCTCAAACTCTGGTTCGTCGCCGAGATGGTCCACCTCTACGAGGCCGAACGCGAGGAGTGA
- a CDS encoding MarR family transcriptional regulator — translation MVDVLENKRAATRFRILVEIAERQPAVSQGEIAEAVGVTSQAVSEYIRELVDEGLVEKEGRSRYRVTKEGVDWVFQSASDMRRFVDHVTDDVLGSVQEDAAIAEAALDEGETVSLSLADGLLHAAPGDHGGATGVTTTSAEEGAVVGVTGFEGVIDLEPGHVSVVQVPTVRSAPNGSDADIAAVCADAPIVTAAGVEAVVALRAAGVDVTTYFAPGEVAADAASRGLDAVVVATQDTVGRVTDALRDANVGYDVTQ, via the coding sequence ATGGTCGACGTCCTCGAAAACAAGCGCGCCGCGACGCGCTTTCGCATCCTCGTCGAGATAGCGGAGCGCCAACCCGCGGTAAGCCAGGGAGAGATAGCGGAGGCCGTCGGCGTGACGAGTCAGGCGGTCAGCGAGTACATCCGCGAATTGGTCGACGAGGGCCTCGTCGAGAAGGAGGGCCGTTCGCGCTACCGCGTCACCAAAGAAGGCGTCGACTGGGTGTTCCAGTCGGCCTCGGACATGCGGCGGTTCGTCGACCACGTCACAGACGACGTTCTCGGGAGCGTGCAGGAGGACGCCGCTATCGCCGAGGCGGCCCTCGACGAGGGGGAGACGGTCTCGCTATCGCTCGCCGACGGCCTGCTTCACGCCGCACCCGGCGACCACGGGGGCGCGACGGGCGTGACGACGACGAGCGCCGAGGAAGGGGCCGTCGTCGGCGTCACCGGGTTCGAGGGCGTCATCGACCTCGAACCGGGCCACGTCAGCGTCGTCCAAGTGCCGACCGTCCGCTCGGCCCCGAACGGGAGCGACGCCGACATCGCGGCCGTCTGCGCCGACGCCCCAATCGTCACCGCCGCGGGCGTCGAAGCCGTCGTCGCTCTCCGAGCGGCGGGCGTCGACGTGACGACGTACTTCGCGCCGGGCGAGGTGGCGGCCGACGCCGCTTCCCGGGGTTTGGACGCCGTCGTCGTCGCCACGCAGGACACCGTGGGCCGCGTCACCGACGCCCTCCGGGACGCGAACGTCGGCTACGACGTGACCCAGTGA
- a CDS encoding threonine synthase: METTAAFRGLVCTACEEAVDPGVERCPDCGGVLAPDYDPDAVETTAALTPFPDPVAVSIDDGDTPLVSVPELAAELGVDSVGIKDEGRNPTGSLTDRKLAPAVTAAAQQDADRVATPSTGNGAQAAAAAAARAGIDSKGFVPSRCPFVNKAMVNVHGGDMRVVEGRYSDAVAVFEDTDEEFAPVAPGHPFRIQGGVSLAMELLDDCGGTAPDAVVHPTGHGETLVGLARGFELAVSAGLAEGVPRLYAAQPESSAPIADAVRESDDAPSEVEFPDTIVGPLEVPAPAAGRAAIGAVESSGGDGVAVSDKDTLQGAVDGCEMGPEIGATGGTAVGGVRALSDRDAFDPEDRVVLVNPVAGSKEGDLLRSHLMSQGL; encoded by the coding sequence ATGGAGACGACAGCGGCGTTTCGCGGCCTCGTCTGTACGGCGTGTGAAGAAGCAGTCGACCCCGGCGTGGAGCGCTGTCCCGACTGCGGCGGCGTGCTCGCGCCCGACTACGACCCCGACGCCGTCGAGACGACGGCGGCCCTGACCCCGTTCCCCGACCCGGTGGCCGTGAGTATCGACGACGGCGACACGCCGCTGGTGTCGGTCCCGGAACTGGCAGCGGAGTTGGGCGTCGACAGCGTCGGCATCAAGGACGAGGGGCGGAATCCGACCGGGTCGCTCACCGACCGGAAACTCGCGCCCGCCGTCACCGCGGCGGCCCAGCAGGACGCAGACCGCGTGGCGACGCCCTCGACGGGCAACGGGGCACAGGCCGCCGCGGCCGCCGCGGCCCGCGCGGGTATCGACTCGAAGGGGTTCGTCCCCTCGCGGTGTCCGTTCGTCAACAAGGCGATGGTGAACGTCCACGGCGGCGACATGCGCGTCGTCGAGGGCCGTTACTCGGACGCCGTCGCCGTCTTCGAGGACACCGACGAGGAATTCGCGCCGGTCGCTCCGGGCCACCCGTTCCGGATTCAGGGCGGCGTTTCGCTCGCGATGGAACTGCTGGACGACTGCGGGGGGACCGCTCCCGACGCCGTCGTCCACCCGACCGGCCACGGGGAGACGCTGGTCGGCCTCGCCCGCGGGTTCGAACTCGCCGTCTCGGCGGGCCTCGCCGAGGGGGTCCCGCGTCTCTACGCCGCCCAACCGGAGTCGTCGGCGCCCATCGCCGACGCCGTCCGCGAGAGTGACGACGCCCCCAGTGAGGTCGAGTTCCCCGACACCATCGTCGGTCCCTTGGAAGTGCCCGCTCCGGCCGCCGGACGCGCCGCCATCGGCGCCGTCGAATCGAGCGGGGGGGACGGCGTCGCAGTCTCCGACAAAGACACCCTGCAAGGGGCCGTCGACGGCTGTGAGATGGGGCCGGAAATCGGGGCGACCGGCGGGACGGCCGTCGGCGGCGTCCGGGCGCTGAGCGACCGGGACGCGTTCGACCCCGAGGACCGCGTCGTCCTCGTCAACCCCGTCGCCGGGAGCAAGGAGGGCGACCTCCTGCGCTCGCACCTCATGAGCCAGGGCCTCTGA
- a CDS encoding J domain-containing protein codes for MQADPGALPEWLVLGVLLGAAGSVVVAGLFVAAARLFPAENHARQLRDGGEERRRTELREYLHAIDEQFAENHFVEGQHVAFYLPKRDVAITFDARAYYRIERSETVPVLVEHEMPGVHLGARLPFETPEVSLGPDPDRSPDPGVQAFAELGLRQNATLAEVKSAYRDRVKEVHPDHGGDEDDFKRVREAYTMAKQRAS; via the coding sequence GTGCAGGCAGACCCCGGCGCGCTCCCCGAATGGCTCGTCCTCGGCGTCCTCTTAGGCGCGGCGGGGAGCGTCGTGGTCGCGGGCTTGTTTGTCGCCGCCGCCAGACTGTTCCCAGCGGAGAATCACGCGAGACAGTTACGCGACGGCGGCGAGGAGCGTCGGCGGACCGAACTCAGAGAGTACCTCCACGCCATCGACGAGCAGTTCGCCGAGAACCACTTCGTCGAGGGCCAACACGTCGCCTTCTACCTCCCGAAGCGGGACGTGGCAATCACGTTCGACGCCCGGGCGTACTACCGCATCGAGCGCTCCGAGACGGTCCCCGTCCTCGTCGAACACGAGATGCCCGGCGTTCATCTGGGCGCGAGACTCCCCTTCGAGACGCCGGAGGTATCGCTCGGTCCGGACCCCGACCGGTCGCCCGACCCCGGCGTACAGGCGTTCGCGGAGTTGGGACTGCGGCAGAACGCGACGCTCGCCGAAGTGAAGTCGGCCTACCGTGACCGCGTGAAGGAGGTCCATCCCGACCACGGCGGCGACGAGGACGACTTCAAGCGCGTCCGGGAGGCGTACACCATGGCGAAACAGCGCGCGTCGTAG
- a CDS encoding proteasome assembly chaperone family protein, which translates to MDEFDIEVLADPELADPVLIEGLPGVGHVGKLAAEHLLEELDSELVRRVYSTHFPPQVTVDEGRAQLACAEFHAVTPENGRDMLVLSGDHQAQDGAGHYGLTDTILDIGEEFGVEEIFALGGVPTGELIEEYDVLGATTTDEAIETLEDAGVVFREDEPAGGIVGVSGLLLGLGERRGVPATCLMGETSGYLVDPKSARAVLKILEEVVGFEVDYESLEERADEMEEVVRKIQEMEQQNAPSPTDEDLRYIG; encoded by the coding sequence ATGGACGAATTCGACATCGAGGTACTCGCCGACCCCGAACTGGCAGACCCCGTCCTCATCGAGGGGCTCCCGGGCGTCGGCCACGTCGGAAAACTCGCCGCCGAGCACTTACTCGAAGAACTGGACAGCGAACTCGTCCGCCGCGTCTACTCGACGCACTTCCCCCCGCAGGTCACCGTCGACGAGGGCCGCGCACAGTTGGCCTGCGCGGAGTTCCACGCGGTCACACCCGAGAACGGTCGCGATATGCTCGTCCTCTCGGGCGACCATCAGGCACAGGACGGCGCGGGCCACTACGGCCTGACCGACACCATTCTCGACATCGGCGAAGAGTTCGGTGTCGAGGAGATATTCGCCCTCGGCGGCGTCCCTACCGGCGAACTCATCGAGGAGTACGACGTGCTCGGTGCGACCACGACGGACGAGGCCATCGAGACGCTCGAAGACGCGGGTGTCGTCTTCCGCGAGGACGAACCCGCGGGCGGCATCGTCGGCGTCTCGGGACTATTGCTCGGCCTCGGCGAGCGTCGCGGCGTCCCGGCCACCTGTCTCATGGGCGAGACGTCGGGCTATCTGGTCGACCCCAAGAGCGCGCGTGCGGTGCTGAAAATCTTGGAGGAGGTGGTCGGCTTCGAAGTCGACTACGAGTCCCTCGAAGAGCGGGCCGACGAGATGGAGGAAGTCGTCCGGAAGATTCAGGAGATGGAACAGCAGAACGCGCCGTCGCCGACGGACGAAGACCTGCGCTACATCGGCTGA
- a CDS encoding metallophosphoesterase yields MGLTYDDRALMLGETLVLADLHVGRGTGGNLEFPVGSGSDMVERVRSLVDRHDPSTVVVAGDLLHSFRTVPRTVERTVEGLQAACRDEGARLVVTPGNHDTMLDSVWDGPTEREFRVGDTVVLHGHEAPEQDAARYVVGHDHPTIEIEGQRRPCYLVGPAQYGDGEVVMLPSFNKLNAGVVVNRMSARDFQSPLVTDADRLEPVVWDESGRETLSFPALGEFRRML; encoded by the coding sequence ATGGGACTGACCTACGACGACCGGGCGCTGATGCTGGGGGAGACGCTCGTACTCGCGGACCTCCACGTCGGCCGCGGCACGGGCGGCAATCTGGAGTTCCCGGTCGGTTCCGGGTCGGACATGGTCGAACGGGTGCGTTCGCTCGTCGACCGGCACGACCCCTCGACGGTGGTCGTCGCCGGTGACTTGCTCCACTCGTTCCGGACGGTCCCGCGCACCGTCGAGCGAACCGTCGAGGGCCTGCAAGCCGCCTGTCGTGACGAGGGCGCGCGCCTCGTCGTCACGCCGGGCAACCACGACACCATGCTCGACTCGGTGTGGGATGGCCCGACCGAACGCGAGTTCCGGGTCGGCGACACCGTCGTCCTCCACGGCCACGAGGCACCCGAGCAAGACGCCGCGCGCTACGTCGTCGGGCACGACCACCCGACCATCGAAATCGAAGGACAGCGGCGTCCGTGCTACCTCGTCGGCCCCGCCCAGTACGGCGACGGCGAGGTGGTGATGCTCCCCTCGTTCAACAAACTCAACGCGGGCGTCGTCGTCAACCGTATGTCGGCTCGCGATTTCCAGTCGCCGCTGGTGACTGACGCCGACCGACTCGAACCGGTCGTCTGGGACGAGAGCGGCCGCGAGACGCTCTCCTTCCCCGCTCTCGGCGAGTTCCGACGGATGCTATAA
- a CDS encoding pyridoxal phosphate-dependent aminotransferase has translation MTHFSHRVEQVSISGIREVFEAAGEDAINLGLGQPDFPTPDHAREAAVEAIQAGKVDAYTSNKGTLELREAIAEKHARDNDLDVDPEDVIATSGGSEALHIALEAHVDAGEEVIFPDPGFVSYEALTHLAGGTPKPVGLRDDLTLAPETVEEAITDETAAFVVNSPANPTGAVQSPEDMAEFARIADEHDVLCISDEVYEHQVFEGEHRSPAEFDETGNVVVVNACSKAYSMTGWRLGWVTGSNDRIERMLRVHQYAQACASAPAQFAAEAALSGPQDPVAEMREAFEERRNLLLEGFEEMGLECPTPKGAFYAMPKVPDGWVDEVIDRGVVVVPGDAFGENGAGYARISYATDTETLKEAIDIMAEATAALD, from the coding sequence ATGACTCACTTCTCCCACCGTGTCGAACAGGTGTCGATTTCGGGCATCCGCGAGGTGTTCGAGGCCGCTGGCGAGGACGCCATCAACCTCGGACTCGGACAACCGGACTTCCCGACGCCGGACCACGCCCGCGAGGCCGCCGTCGAGGCGATTCAGGCGGGCAAAGTGGACGCCTACACCTCGAACAAGGGGACACTGGAACTCCGCGAGGCCATCGCCGAGAAACACGCTCGGGACAACGATTTGGACGTAGACCCCGAGGACGTCATCGCCACCTCCGGCGGGAGCGAAGCACTCCACATCGCCCTGGAGGCCCACGTCGACGCAGGCGAAGAGGTCATCTTCCCGGACCCCGGGTTCGTCTCCTACGAGGCGCTGACTCACCTCGCTGGCGGGACGCCCAAACCGGTGGGTCTGCGGGACGACCTGACGCTGGCCCCAGAAACCGTCGAGGAGGCCATCACCGACGAGACGGCGGCGTTCGTCGTCAATTCCCCCGCGAACCCGACCGGCGCGGTCCAGTCGCCGGAAGACATGGCCGAGTTCGCCCGCATCGCCGACGAACACGACGTGCTCTGTATATCCGACGAAGTGTACGAGCATCAGGTGTTCGAGGGCGAGCACCGCTCGCCCGCGGAGTTCGACGAGACGGGCAACGTCGTCGTCGTCAACGCCTGTTCGAAGGCCTACTCGATGACCGGGTGGCGACTCGGGTGGGTCACCGGGTCGAACGACCGCATCGAACGAATGCTCCGAGTCCACCAGTACGCTCAAGCCTGCGCCTCCGCACCGGCCCAGTTCGCCGCCGAGGCCGCGCTTTCCGGCCCGCAGGACCCCGTCGCGGAGATGCGCGAGGCCTTCGAGGAGCGCCGAAACCTCCTGCTGGAGGGCTTCGAGGAGATGGGACTGGAGTGCCCCACGCCGAAGGGGGCGTTCTACGCGATGCCGAAGGTGCCCGACGGGTGGGTCGACGAGGTCATCGACCGGGGCGTCGTCGTCGTCCCCGGCGACGCCTTCGGCGAGAACGGCGCGGGCTACGCGCGCATCTCCTACGCGACGGACACGGAGACCCTGAAGGAGGCCATCGACATCATGGCCGAGGCGACGGCCGCCCTCGACTAG
- a CDS encoding translation initiation factor IF-2 subunit alpha: MKYSGWPEPSELVVGKVDEIEDFGVFVDLEEYEGKRGLCHISEVASGWIKNVRDHVNEGQTVVAKVLDVDEGSQQIDLSIKDVNDHQRKEKIQEWKNEQKADNWMELAFGEDIDDETYGAIANALLADFGSLYDGFEAAAIHGDEALDDTDLDDDEIEAIVETARNNVSVPYVNVTGYVDLTCPENDGVDVIKEALKAAEGNGEVPEEIELEVTYVGSPEYRIQVKAPDYKTAEGALEESAARARAVVEQHDGTGQFHRERHEDDE, translated from the coding sequence ATGAAATACAGCGGCTGGCCAGAACCGAGCGAACTCGTCGTCGGCAAGGTCGACGAGATCGAGGACTTCGGCGTGTTCGTCGACCTCGAAGAGTACGAGGGCAAGCGTGGCCTCTGTCACATCTCCGAGGTCGCCAGCGGATGGATAAAGAACGTCCGCGACCACGTCAACGAGGGTCAGACGGTCGTCGCCAAGGTGTTAGACGTCGACGAGGGGTCCCAGCAGATAGACCTCTCCATCAAGGACGTCAACGACCACCAGCGCAAAGAGAAGATTCAGGAGTGGAAGAACGAGCAGAAGGCCGACAACTGGATGGAACTGGCCTTCGGCGAGGACATCGACGACGAGACGTACGGTGCCATCGCCAACGCTCTGCTGGCCGACTTCGGGTCGCTGTACGACGGCTTCGAGGCGGCGGCTATCCACGGTGACGAGGCGCTCGACGACACCGACCTCGACGACGACGAAATCGAGGCCATCGTGGAGACGGCCCGCAACAACGTCTCCGTGCCCTACGTCAACGTCACGGGCTACGTCGACCTGACGTGTCCCGAGAACGACGGCGTCGACGTCATCAAAGAGGCGCTGAAAGCCGCCGAGGGCAACGGCGAAGTGCCCGAGGAAATCGAACTCGAAGTCACCTACGTCGGGTCTCCCGAGTACCGCATCCAGGTGAAGGCGCCCGACTACAAGACTGCCGAGGGAGCGCTCGAAGAGAGCGCCGCCCGCGCTCGCGCCGTCGTCGAACAACACGACGGGACCGGTCAGTTCCACCGCGAACGCCACGAAGACGACGAATAG
- a CDS encoding NAD(P)/FAD-dependent oxidoreductase, with the protein MTDAVVAGGGLAGLVAARHLAEAGLDVTVFEERDDVGGRVRTARADGYTFDRGFQVIFSAYPAVQRELDVEALSPRPFTPGATIARPNHRSVLSDPLRKPTAAPQTVFNQEVRTADKLRLFRLQRELADRDPETILDGGGTTIADYLGRKGFSKRFVERFAAPFYGGITLDRSLGTDSAVFEYTYKMLSEGEIFVPADGMQAMPEQLADRAVAAGATIETGRAVTGVRGEGDEATVEVGSETLTADAAVVATDPATATELTAVDGIPTDALGCVTQYFSLPTSMAPKTGKRIVLNAADERPNTVAPLSAVASEYAPEGMELYSATFLGIPEEDDETLASEVREAVGSWYPEASFGDLELLRTDRVPFAQFPQPPGFRDSLPDPDAPAGPVALAGDYTRWSSIQGALESGRVAADLLA; encoded by the coding sequence ATGACCGACGCCGTTGTCGCCGGTGGTGGCCTCGCGGGCCTCGTCGCGGCCCGCCACCTCGCCGAGGCAGGACTGGACGTGACCGTATTCGAGGAACGCGACGACGTGGGCGGCCGCGTCCGCACCGCCCGCGCGGACGGCTACACGTTCGACCGCGGGTTTCAGGTCATCTTCTCGGCGTACCCCGCGGTCCAGCGCGAACTCGACGTGGAGGCGCTGTCACCGCGGCCCTTCACCCCCGGCGCGACTATCGCCCGTCCGAACCACCGGTCGGTGCTGTCGGACCCGCTCCGCAAGCCCACGGCGGCCCCGCAGACGGTGTTCAACCAAGAGGTTCGGACCGCCGACAAACTCCGTCTGTTCAGGCTCCAGCGAGAACTCGCCGACAGGGACCCCGAAACGATACTCGACGGCGGCGGCACCACCATCGCGGACTATCTCGGTCGAAAGGGGTTCTCCAAGCGGTTCGTCGAGCGGTTCGCCGCGCCCTTCTACGGCGGCATCACGCTGGACCGCTCGCTCGGGACCGACAGCGCCGTCTTCGAGTACACGTACAAGATGCTCTCCGAGGGCGAGATTTTCGTCCCCGCCGACGGGATGCAGGCGATGCCCGAGCAACTGGCCGACCGCGCCGTCGCCGCGGGCGCGACCATCGAGACGGGCCGGGCCGTGACTGGCGTCCGCGGCGAGGGCGACGAGGCGACCGTCGAAGTCGGGTCGGAGACGCTGACGGCCGACGCCGCCGTCGTTGCCACGGACCCCGCGACGGCCACCGAGTTGACCGCCGTCGACGGCATCCCGACGGACGCCCTCGGATGTGTCACCCAGTACTTCTCGCTGCCCACGAGCATGGCCCCGAAGACGGGCAAGCGCATCGTCCTCAACGCCGCCGACGAGCGACCGAACACCGTCGCGCCGCTGTCGGCCGTCGCCTCGGAGTACGCCCCCGAAGGGATGGAACTCTACAGCGCGACGTTCCTCGGAATCCCCGAGGAAGACGACGAGACGCTGGCAAGCGAGGTCAGAGAGGCGGTGGGGTCGTGGTATCCCGAGGCGAGTTTCGGCGACCTCGAACTCCTGCGGACCGACCGCGTCCCGTTCGCCCAGTTCCCACAGCCACCGGGCTTCCGCGACTCGCTCCCGGACCCCGACGCACCGGCGGGACCTGTCGCGCTGGCTGGCGATTACACTCGCTGGTCGTCGATACAGGGTGCGCTGGAGAGCGGCCGCGTCGCTGCGGACCTGCTCGCGTAG
- a CDS encoding RNA-protein complex protein Nop10, translating to MKADIRVCSAWKSEHDGPVYTLTDSCPECGADAVNSAPAPFDPTDPHGEYRRSLKRRNRT from the coding sequence ATGAAGGCGGACATCCGGGTGTGTTCGGCGTGGAAGTCCGAACACGACGGCCCGGTGTACACGCTTACCGATTCTTGTCCGGAGTGCGGGGCCGACGCCGTCAACAGCGCCCCCGCACCGTTCGACCCGACGGACCCACACGGCGAGTATCGACGTTCACTTAAGCGCCGCAACCGCACGTAG
- a CDS encoding UbiA family prenyltransferase, whose product MAVARHESGALGAGRALASQVHPVFMLPPLATSLFGALLAGGVDLRVAALHAGAMFFAVYTAHVKDGYVDFHVRGEDDDHPLTVDGCRGALVGAGIGFLVCLVGLWALVGPGTALVTLPTWVIGYTHAPQLDLNPVGATMGYPTGISLALLGGYYAQATAFSPRVLGLAAVFLVLLTGIKIIDDEKDYDYDRSIQKRTVAVVLGPRRARRLAVGLLVTAMVGTVALAVTLSGVPPTAAGAAAVFGLVAAIARRAESELATMLLIRGSYLFLAVLVAAVWFQPFA is encoded by the coding sequence ATGGCAGTCGCCCGACACGAATCGGGGGCGCTCGGCGCGGGCCGTGCGCTCGCCTCGCAGGTCCACCCGGTGTTCATGCTCCCGCCGCTGGCGACGTCGCTGTTCGGTGCACTCCTCGCTGGCGGCGTCGACCTCCGCGTGGCCGCCCTCCACGCCGGGGCGATGTTCTTCGCCGTCTACACCGCCCACGTCAAGGACGGCTACGTCGACTTCCACGTCCGCGGCGAGGACGACGACCACCCCCTCACGGTCGATGGCTGTCGGGGCGCACTGGTCGGTGCGGGAATCGGCTTTCTCGTCTGTCTCGTGGGCCTCTGGGCGCTCGTCGGCCCCGGCACGGCGCTCGTGACACTCCCGACGTGGGTCATCGGCTACACGCACGCCCCACAACTGGACCTGAACCCCGTCGGCGCGACGATGGGCTACCCCACGGGCATCTCGCTGGCACTACTGGGTGGCTACTACGCGCAGGCGACGGCGTTCAGCCCCCGCGTCCTCGGCCTCGCGGCCGTCTTCCTCGTCCTGCTGACCGGCATCAAAATCATCGACGACGAGAAGGACTACGACTACGACCGTTCCATCCAGAAGCGAACGGTCGCCGTCGTCCTCGGACCGCGTCGGGCGCGACGCCTCGCGGTAGGATTACTCGTTACGGCGATGGTCGGCACCGTCGCGCTCGCGGTCACGCTGTCTGGCGTCCCCCCGACGGCCGCCGGGGCCGCCGCCGTCTTCGGTCTCGTCGCCGCCATCGCTCGCCGCGCGGAGTCGGAACTGGCGACGATGCTGCTGATTCGGGGGTCCTATCTCTTTCTCGCCGTTCTGGTCGCGGCGGTGTGGTTCCAGCCGTTCGCCTAG
- a CDS encoding thiolase family protein: MTDVVVVDGARTAHGKLLGALSEKSATDLGRAAVEGLLDRTGVDHERVDWVCLGTAVQAGVGQVPARQVVVDSPLPDSCPATTTNEASGSGLRAIANAVDRIDAGRTDLCIAGGMESMSNAPYLVREMRGGRRHGDTTLVDAMIHDSLWDPTYDAHMGTLTDRIAERFEITREQQDEYARRSNHRAAEAIEHGHFEKEMVPVEVGAGPPGQRADGETVSDHLVTEDEGPRPETTVEGLAKLPPAFDEEGTITAGNASKLSDGAGAVLLGDADAVDAAGLGPMAHVEDYAVAYRDPAEFSLAVADAVSNLLAVNDLTVDDVDHFELNEAFAAQMVYVADELGIPAEKHNPLGGAVALGHPIGASGGILTTTLLYAMEREDHDRGVVGMSVGGGGAIAMSLVR, translated from the coding sequence ATGACCGACGTGGTCGTGGTCGACGGCGCTCGCACCGCACACGGGAAACTCCTCGGCGCACTCTCGGAGAAGTCCGCGACGGACCTCGGCCGCGCCGCCGTCGAGGGTCTGCTCGACCGGACCGGCGTCGACCACGAACGCGTCGACTGGGTGTGTCTCGGCACCGCCGTCCAAGCGGGCGTCGGGCAGGTCCCGGCGCGACAGGTCGTGGTCGACTCGCCGTTGCCCGACAGTTGTCCGGCGACGACGACCAACGAGGCATCGGGGTCGGGACTGCGCGCCATCGCGAACGCCGTCGACCGCATCGACGCGGGCCGGACCGACCTCTGCATCGCTGGCGGGATGGAGTCGATGTCGAACGCGCCCTATCTCGTCCGGGAGATGCGCGGCGGCCGCCGCCACGGGGACACGACGCTCGTGGACGCGATGATTCACGACTCGCTGTGGGACCCGACCTACGACGCCCACATGGGGACGCTGACCGACCGCATCGCCGAGCGCTTCGAGATTACCCGCGAGCAACAGGACGAGTACGCTCGTCGCAGCAACCACCGCGCCGCCGAAGCCATCGAGCACGGCCACTTCGAGAAGGAGATGGTCCCAGTAGAGGTGGGCGCTGGGCCACCGGGCCAGCGAGCGGACGGTGAAACCGTGAGCGACCACCTCGTCACCGAGGACGAGGGGCCGCGGCCCGAGACGACGGTCGAAGGACTCGCGAAACTCCCGCCGGCGTTCGACGAGGAGGGAACAATCACGGCGGGCAACGCCTCGAAACTCTCCGACGGAGCGGGCGCGGTACTGCTCGGCGACGCCGACGCCGTCGACGCGGCGGGCCTCGGCCCGATGGCCCACGTCGAGGACTACGCCGTCGCCTACCGCGACCCCGCCGAGTTCTCGCTCGCAGTGGCCGACGCCGTCTCGAACCTGCTGGCGGTGAACGACCTCACCGTCGACGACGTGGACCACTTCGAACTGAACGAGGCGTTCGCCGCGCAGATGGTGTACGTCGCCGACGAACTGGGGATTCCCGCCGAGAAGCACAATCCGCTGGGCGGCGCGGTGGCGCTCGGTCACCCCATCGGCGCGAGCGGCGGCATCCTCACGACGACGCTCCTGTACGCGATGGAGCGAGAAGACCACGACAGAGGCGTGGTGGGGATGAGCGTCGGCGGCGGGGGCGCGATAGCGATGTCTCTCGTTCGGTAG